Proteins from a single region of Lujinxingia litoralis:
- a CDS encoding RidA family protein has product MTEKIIVRTENAPAAIGPYSQAVGYNGLYFVSGQIALDPSSGELVEGGVEIQTRQVMANLEAVLAAAGLNFTHVLRSTIFLKNMQDFSKVNAIYGAFFDENPPARACVEVSRLPKDVLVEIDVIAASPTE; this is encoded by the coding sequence GTGACTGAGAAGATCATCGTTCGTACCGAAAACGCCCCCGCCGCCATCGGCCCCTACTCTCAGGCCGTGGGGTATAACGGGCTCTACTTTGTCAGCGGTCAGATCGCGCTCGATCCCTCCTCCGGCGAATTGGTCGAGGGCGGTGTCGAGATTCAAACTCGCCAGGTGATGGCCAACCTCGAAGCGGTGCTCGCTGCCGCCGGCCTGAACTTCACGCACGTGCTCCGCTCCACCATCTTTCTTAAAAACATGCAGGACTTCTCCAAGGTCAACGCCATCTACGGGGCATTCTTCGACGAGAACCCTCCGGCCAGAGCCTGCGTGGAAGTCTCGCGTCTTCCCAAAGACGTCCTCGTTGAGATCGACGTGATTGCCGCCTCCCCCACCGAGTAA
- a CDS encoding penicillin-insensitive murein endopeptidase gives MLRLPGLNSALRRARHSRGAGALLCLLGLLVGCQSLAAPAATPTPAAPVAAAAPAPPPPPSPPPYVEPPRPGPEHWVLPEIGVSQPYFPLLPGDDTQASRSIGDVVNGHLYNAQALPLPHPHMAILEVQRTRGLLYTSEPMVALIEDAAAHLADRHPGSVVYLGNFGRKGGGDIPYSVSHNNGRDADLAIFMLDPQGQPVVAHDLLPLDEQGTFTGEPGSEFEGLEVRFDPTRNWTLVEGLLQSNAAELQYIFISNPLRQMLLAEGRRQGASAATLQRAATLLVQPGGALPHNDHFHLRIHCAPEDLASGCQERGRRGPGFRPDLRARREAIARANTYLNDATPALRARAIERLALLRVSTASAAVIERLSDPSPRVRAAAARALPELGRHSRALSARLEHETHPRVVAELIHALSQVPGDDALHALTSALTRTRTVDLGPSGQLPLSALAAEALARRDDPRPVPFLIEALDQADPLTRRQIAHALRILTNHDLGAVAHALDTRPDADSPAALWRAWYQEHQNLDRDQWLARGFQLAGFPVEELSLSHVWDLCQAVAEAPHISYNAQRTLMRLSGNEPASLSWPRHDANFYWRRWFERRWQRMGLPPMPPELTTLGPNNPYAASDDND, from the coding sequence ATGCTCCGTCTCCCCGGCCTCAACTCCGCGCTGCGGCGCGCTCGCCACTCACGCGGGGCGGGCGCGCTCCTCTGCCTGCTCGGCCTCCTCGTCGGCTGCCAGAGCCTGGCCGCCCCGGCGGCGACCCCGACGCCGGCCGCCCCGGTGGCGGCTGCGGCGCCCGCTCCGCCACCACCACCTTCGCCGCCGCCCTACGTGGAGCCTCCCCGCCCGGGCCCCGAACACTGGGTGCTGCCGGAGATCGGGGTCTCCCAGCCCTATTTCCCCCTCCTTCCCGGCGATGACACGCAGGCCTCCCGCTCGATCGGTGATGTGGTCAACGGACATCTCTACAACGCGCAGGCCCTCCCCCTGCCCCATCCCCACATGGCCATTCTGGAGGTCCAACGCACCCGCGGGCTCCTCTACACCTCCGAGCCCATGGTCGCGCTGATCGAAGACGCCGCCGCGCACTTAGCCGATCGGCACCCGGGCAGTGTAGTTTACCTGGGCAACTTCGGGCGCAAGGGTGGCGGCGACATCCCCTACTCGGTCAGTCATAACAATGGCCGCGACGCCGATCTGGCCATCTTCATGCTCGACCCACAGGGCCAGCCGGTGGTCGCCCACGACCTGCTCCCCCTCGACGAGCAGGGCACCTTCACCGGGGAGCCCGGCAGCGAGTTCGAAGGCCTGGAGGTGCGCTTTGACCCGACCCGCAACTGGACCCTGGTCGAAGGGCTCCTGCAATCCAACGCTGCCGAGCTGCAGTACATCTTCATCTCCAACCCCTTGCGCCAGATGCTACTGGCGGAGGGACGACGCCAGGGCGCCTCGGCCGCCACGCTCCAACGCGCAGCCACCCTCCTTGTGCAGCCCGGGGGAGCGCTGCCGCATAACGATCACTTCCACCTGCGCATCCACTGCGCCCCCGAAGATCTGGCATCGGGCTGCCAGGAACGCGGCCGCCGCGGCCCGGGCTTTCGCCCCGACCTCCGGGCGCGGCGTGAGGCCATCGCGCGGGCCAACACCTATCTGAATGACGCCACCCCGGCGCTCCGAGCGCGCGCGATCGAACGCCTGGCACTCCTGCGCGTCTCCACCGCCTCGGCAGCCGTCATCGAGCGCTTAAGCGATCCTTCGCCCCGGGTGCGCGCCGCGGCCGCCCGGGCGCTCCCCGAACTCGGCCGCCACAGCCGAGCCCTGAGCGCGCGCCTGGAGCACGAGACTCATCCCCGCGTGGTCGCGGAACTCATCCACGCACTCTCCCAGGTCCCGGGCGACGACGCCCTCCACGCCCTGACATCGGCGCTCACCCGTACCCGCACAGTGGATCTGGGTCCCTCCGGCCAGCTCCCCTTAAGCGCCCTGGCCGCCGAAGCCCTGGCCCGCCGCGACGATCCTCGCCCGGTGCCCTTTCTCATCGAGGCCCTCGACCAGGCCGATCCGCTCACCCGTCGCCAGATCGCTCACGCGCTGCGCATCCTGACCAACCACGATCTGGGCGCCGTGGCCCACGCCCTCGACACGCGCCCCGACGCCGACTCCCCGGCCGCCCTCTGGCGAGCCTGGTACCAGGAGCACCAAAACCTCGATCGCGATCAGTGGCTGGCCCGCGGCTTCCAGCTCGCCGGCTTCCCGGTCGAAGAACTCAGCCTGAGCCACGTCTGGGACCTCTGCCAGGCCGTCGCCGAAGCCCCGCATATCAGCTACAACGCCCAGCGCACCCTGATGCGCCTCTCCGGCAACGAGCCGGCCAGCCTCTCCTGGCCTCGCCACGACGCCAACTTCTACTGGCGCCGCTGGTTTGAACGCCGCTGGCAACGCATGGGTTTGCCGCCAATGCCCCCCGAATTGACCACCCTGGGGCCCAACAACCCCTACGCCGCCAGCGACGATAACGACTGA
- a CDS encoding AAA family ATPase, with translation MSLPLSREVGSVYQQAQKLAERRGERLSSGHVLLALFEVPNQAATFLTDRAISVGQMRDALGRERAESVDVMARVSDRSQRLAQSARAEAVTSLHLLAGLIRETRGQAYGLLSASGANVGAIRAAVMSYATASQPVPPRYQRSEVLPASRRGSRQERAEPVEPSLSPIGLHPFFSSGRGVAARGAAPVEARGPELEPPAPERPQPEERKPALPSPRVRPRPEGREGAGRVRAGRGSIDALRESGGGLSLDNHPGINRGGRPRQATRPNPVVQPEAPELPGSGEDAQGAEVIDDARKTARSLAERLLARGGLNPVADAESPAEELSREVVEIAPAPPALELPRPDEDLAARYALDEDDFPCLTRYGRNLTAEAALAHIDPVVGRDIEIAQLIDILGKRRSNNPLLVGEPGVGKTAVVEGLACRLVEMARGGIAFGERVIIELEMGRLLSGTHLRGSFSERLLGIKDEVARGEGQIIVFLDEVHTWLSAGASGDGTDAANELKTALARGKFPCVGATTHDEYRKFIEGDPAFERRFQTVTVDEPDEETALRIIEGVRTHYERHHGVTYTPDALAATVGLSVRYVHDRQLPDKAIGVLDLAGSRAARQGIKTIDREAIARVVADVAGIPADRLTGSDRERFLHMETFLSEGVVGHLDSVKTISELIRRNYAGFRSQRPIGSLLFLGPTGVGKTEMVKVLADFLFHDRDAIVRLDMSEFMESHSVSRFIGAPPGYVGYEQGGQLTEAVRQRPYQVVLLDEIEKAHPDVLNLLLQLFDEGRLTDGRGRQVDFSNTLVIMTSNLGAEAFDKLPTASRSARIGFGAGAGGSAQREEGRQREELRGQVLESARGHFTPELWNRIDERLVFMPLTRGEVARIAYLQLGDSQHRLWEESSIRLEFGEHVVDHLIEHGGYDPKLGARPMRQTIQRLVEGAVAQEILSGRVSRGGTVRVVVQGDRLGCETVA, from the coding sequence ATGAGTCTACCTCTGAGTCGCGAAGTGGGATCTGTCTATCAGCAGGCCCAGAAGTTAGCCGAGCGCCGCGGGGAGCGCTTAAGCAGTGGCCACGTACTCCTGGCGCTCTTTGAGGTGCCCAACCAGGCGGCGACCTTTTTAACGGATCGAGCGATCTCGGTGGGGCAGATGCGCGACGCGCTGGGGCGTGAGCGTGCGGAGAGCGTCGATGTGATGGCGCGGGTCAGCGATCGCAGTCAGCGTCTGGCGCAGAGCGCCCGGGCGGAGGCTGTGACGAGTCTGCATCTTCTGGCCGGGCTGATCCGAGAGACGCGGGGCCAGGCCTACGGGCTGTTGTCGGCGTCGGGAGCCAATGTCGGCGCAATTCGCGCCGCGGTGATGAGCTACGCGACGGCGTCGCAGCCGGTGCCGCCGCGCTATCAGCGCAGCGAGGTGTTGCCGGCCTCCCGGCGGGGCAGTCGCCAGGAGCGTGCCGAGCCTGTGGAGCCTTCGCTGAGCCCGATCGGGTTGCATCCCTTCTTTAGTTCGGGACGCGGCGTGGCGGCGCGAGGTGCTGCGCCGGTGGAGGCCCGTGGCCCGGAGTTGGAGCCGCCGGCCCCCGAGAGGCCGCAGCCCGAAGAGCGCAAGCCTGCGTTGCCTTCGCCTCGGGTGCGCCCGCGCCCCGAAGGTAGGGAGGGGGCTGGTCGCGTGCGCGCGGGGCGCGGCAGCATTGATGCTTTGCGGGAGTCCGGTGGCGGGCTTTCGCTGGATAACCACCCGGGGATCAACCGCGGGGGGAGACCCCGTCAGGCGACCCGACCCAACCCGGTGGTGCAGCCGGAGGCGCCTGAACTCCCGGGGAGTGGCGAGGATGCGCAGGGCGCGGAGGTCATTGATGATGCCCGCAAGACCGCGCGCAGCCTGGCCGAGCGCCTGCTCGCCAGAGGTGGGCTCAACCCGGTGGCCGATGCGGAGTCGCCCGCTGAAGAGCTCTCCCGGGAGGTGGTGGAGATTGCGCCCGCGCCGCCGGCCCTGGAGTTGCCTCGTCCCGACGAAGACCTGGCAGCGCGCTATGCGCTTGATGAAGACGATTTTCCGTGTCTGACGCGCTACGGACGCAACCTCACCGCGGAGGCGGCGCTGGCTCATATCGATCCGGTGGTCGGGCGTGACATTGAGATCGCCCAGCTGATCGACATCCTGGGCAAACGTCGCTCCAACAACCCCCTGCTGGTTGGGGAGCCGGGGGTGGGTAAGACCGCAGTGGTCGAAGGGCTGGCGTGCCGTTTGGTGGAGATGGCGCGCGGCGGCATCGCCTTTGGCGAGCGGGTGATCATTGAGCTGGAGATGGGCCGCCTCTTAAGCGGGACGCATCTGCGCGGCAGCTTCTCGGAGCGCCTGCTGGGGATTAAGGATGAGGTCGCGCGCGGCGAGGGGCAGATCATCGTCTTTCTTGACGAAGTTCATACCTGGCTCTCGGCCGGAGCCAGCGGCGACGGCACCGATGCGGCCAACGAACTCAAGACCGCGCTCGCCCGTGGGAAGTTCCCCTGTGTGGGGGCCACCACGCATGATGAGTACCGCAAGTTCATTGAGGGCGACCCGGCGTTTGAGCGGCGCTTTCAGACGGTGACGGTGGACGAGCCCGATGAGGAGACCGCGCTGCGCATCATTGAAGGGGTGCGCACGCACTATGAGCGTCACCACGGAGTGACCTACACGCCGGACGCGCTGGCCGCTACGGTGGGGTTGTCGGTGCGCTATGTGCATGACCGTCAGCTCCCGGATAAGGCCATCGGTGTGCTCGATCTGGCGGGAAGTCGGGCGGCGCGTCAGGGGATTAAAACGATCGATCGGGAGGCGATTGCGCGTGTGGTGGCTGACGTGGCCGGCATTCCGGCCGACCGGCTGACCGGCAGCGATCGCGAGCGCTTTTTGCACATGGAGACGTTTCTCTCCGAGGGGGTCGTGGGGCATCTGGACAGCGTCAAGACGATCTCGGAGCTCATCCGGCGCAATTACGCGGGTTTTCGCAGCCAGCGCCCCATTGGCAGCCTGCTTTTTCTGGGGCCGACCGGGGTCGGGAAGACCGAGATGGTCAAGGTGCTGGCGGACTTTTTGTTTCATGATCGTGACGCCATTGTGCGCCTGGACATGTCGGAGTTTATGGAGTCGCACTCGGTGAGCCGCTTCATCGGTGCGCCTCCCGGGTATGTGGGCTATGAGCAGGGCGGACAGCTCACCGAGGCGGTGCGCCAGCGCCCCTACCAGGTGGTGCTGCTCGACGAGATCGAGAAGGCTCACCCCGACGTGCTCAACCTCCTCCTGCAGCTCTTTGATGAGGGGCGCCTTACCGACGGGCGCGGCCGCCAGGTGGACTTCTCCAATACGCTTGTGATCATGACGAGCAACCTGGGCGCCGAGGCTTTTGATAAGCTGCCGACGGCCAGCCGGAGTGCTCGCATCGGCTTTGGCGCCGGCGCCGGTGGCAGTGCGCAGCGTGAAGAAGGACGACAGCGCGAGGAACTCCGCGGACAGGTGCTGGAGTCTGCGCGTGGGCACTTTACGCCGGAGCTGTGGAACCGCATCGATGAGCGATTGGTGTTTATGCCCCTGACGCGCGGTGAGGTTGCACGCATCGCGTATCTTCAGCTGGGAGACAGCCAGCACCGACTGTGGGAGGAGAGCTCGATTCGCCTGGAGTTCGGTGAGCATGTCGTCGACCACCTCATTGAGCATGGTGGTTACGACCCGAAGCTGGGCGCTCGTCCGATGCGTCAGACGATTCAGCGTCTGGTCGAGGGGGCGGTGGCTCAGGAGATCTTGTCGGGGCGCGTGAGCCGCGGTGGGACGGTCCGGGTGGTGGTCCAGGGGGATCGGCTGGGGTGTGAGACCGTAGCCTGA